The window agcttttttgttgAATACGTGTTAAATGGCCACAAATAGCCGTGACACTTGGGTCACCCTTAAGAGCCTTTAATTTAAAGACAAGGTGGATTCAGTTGACACTGGGAAAACAACCAAGCAAGCCACACACATACGTACATAcgcatatacacacacacaacctTGAAAGCTAGCaaactgcagaaacacaaatgTTGTTTTATATCCTGCCTCTTGGTTTTTATTTAGATTTGAGCTTAATAGGTTCATTGCTTCAGTTGACATACAATTTAACCAGCCAAGAAGTTCTATATAGGAAAATTTAAAGTAGTTTTACATGCTAATTCggaattcttaaaaaaaaaaccctaaaaaaaaaaaagaaagaaaaaaccttgAAGTTATGGTTTCCTCCTTCACAAATATATTTCCAAACGCTCTGTTAAATAAACAGGGCCTATGCCTCCTGGCACCGTTAAGCACAACGCATACATCCAATTGCAAAAACTTGCTTGACAAATAGTTAGCAAACTTAAAATTAGGTAAACTAAACTAGAGCACAGACTAGTGGTTTTGAAGTAACAATAGGAAGTCACTTGCTACCTGATATCCCActaggagggaaaaataaaaatcaagaacCCAGCATATGCGCAAGTAGCTCACAACTTCTCGTTGTAACAAAAGAACTCAAGAGCcattttcattaattaatatattttctgcattatAGTTAACATATGTACTTTCTTTGTGTCATCCTTATTTCGTTAAGTATTGATATTGTTATATTCAGACATGAGTACATTTTCAAAGTCTTTTTGCAataaatatcataaaataataGAGATTCACATAATAAATAttctttacaataaaaaaagttttaacagacttttgtcttaaaaatagTTGGGATTCAACTTTGTGttttatacataaaatatacaaaaaagaCCACAATTTGTGGCTAAGGCAATAAAACAgggaacagaataaaattataaagTACAGAGCAGAACTGAATCCACTAACCAAAGGATCACGAGAAACACTGAAGATTCGAGAACATTTAGGTGACTCAATGACACCTGAAGGCTGTCTGGATACATGAACACCAACAACTTTAATATCAAAGTGATACTGATGGACTAAAACAACAGGAGGAGGGTGGAGTGAGCAATATCCTTCAAAGATTGGACAGCGAGAGAAAAACAAGTACAGTTGCAGCCATAATGTCTCCAATGTGAAGATCTACATAATGTAGCAAAAACCGAAGTTATGttaagaaagaattaaaaacaaagcaacaggaaCAATTGGCTAACTCTCAGGACTGAGAATATTCCAAAAGttaaaagaggaggaaaacaaacaaaccaaaaaacaggCTGCTTACAGAAGAATCAGGCCTTTCGTTTGGTAAAGTCTTGTATCCCTCTCTGGAAAGAACACAGACAAGAAGTTATTTCACAATCCAGCTCACTCATGAGAGTTATTCCTTGGAGGTACAAAGGgggttaaaggaaaaaaaaaaattgctgagaatgaaaaacatctttGGGAAGATATTCAGAGCAAGAAGCTGCAAGAGCTGAATGAGCCCTCACTGTCTCTTTCAGGAGTGGTTCAGTTACAGACTCAGAAGACCCTGCCAAAGTGGGTGGCAGATGCAGATACCAAGTCCACACTTACCAAAGAGCAGCAAATGAGTATATGTAAAACACTCCACACTCAGTTGACTCACTAAGAGGAGAAGAACAGAGATTCAAAGGGAATAACTTGTGTATTTGAAGTGGGGGGTGAAATAAAGCAgcccccccccacacccctaaatgggggaggaaaaaaaaaaaatatatatatatatatatcagctACAACCTGAAAAATCAAAGTTGGAGGAAGTAAACTTCCCTCCAAAAATCATGATGGCTTGCCCTGACCCTGGGAGGGGCAGCTCTCCAGTTTACAATAGACAGTGTTGGAGTTCTTGCATCGGCAGCCTGGTCGATTGACGCGGTCGTAACACCCTCGACACAGTTTTAGGCATCCTTTTGCAGGAGGGTAACAGAGCAAGCAAGGCAAAAACAAGGACATGGCTCCCATGCACAGGTACCTAGAACAGCAATGTGACTGGGAGCAAGAGCAGGGATTATCCGCGTATGAGTCCCCTTCATCGTCGTTAGAACAGTGGTAGAAGATCCCTTTGACCAAACACATGCAGGTGCCATACTCCACCATGCTCTCCGCGGAGCACAAGCACTGCCGGTTGCAGGCCAAGCAGGAAGGCAAGGCCCTCGGGGCTGTGCACTCACCGCATTTGCACTTCCCACACTGTTCGCAGATAAACTTGTGCTGTGTCAAGTCCTCTTTCAAAGAACCCTTCAGATCATCTACAATCAACGATGACTGCTTGGGCTGCGTCTGGATTGTCCGATCGGACCTGTGGCCCGAACCTGGCCAGGATGGAGGTGACCGTCCCAGCAGTCCTTGCTCCGAAGAAGCACTGCTGTTGCTCCCAGAGCTGGCCGCGCTCCCCGTGCTGGTTGATCTGCTCAAAACAGGAACCCTTGCATTATGCTGATGTGCCACGTGCCCCACGTGGCTGGGTCTGTGTTCGTAATTATTATTCACATTAATTGGTATGATTTCATGAGTCCTTTCATGCTTCTCTTGCCTCGGTGCTGTCCGCGGACCAGACTTTTTCACCACAGATGGACCTTCAGTGTAATCATTGCTGCCGCGGATCGCCTTGATCTGGTCCAGAGACAAGATAGCTGCTGGCTGGCTCTCCCGCTCATACTCCAGCCGCTGCCGGCTGTCCAGAGAGGGCTGCTGAATCACCACCAGCGAACCACCACTGCCGTGCTGGCTTTGGGGCTCCATCTGTAATGATCTCTACCTCTGGCATTCAGCAGGAATCTGGCATGCATCTGAAATCCTAGAATAATAACGAGAAGACAGGAGGTATAAATAAACATCGCttgtgtacatatatacacGCATACACAAGATCAAGCACAAAAGAGGAACAAAGAACAGGATACcgtctgaaaataaaaatgctataGCAAACCACAAATTGCCTGAGCCACCTGGTGCCGATCTCTTTCAGCAGGGGATTACAGCAACGCTGAGGATCTGGCCAAAGTCCAGCAGCGAGGAGAGCCCGGGCATGGCATCATAGGTGAGGAATGCTGGAGGAGACCCCTCgccattaaaatgaaaactcagaACGAAAATAACTATAAAAGTCACTATTAACCTGTGCGCTTACTTGGCAAGCCATAGGAAGTGCGTGCTTCACGCATGCTACCGAATTCGGTGTCTAATTAACAACAGCAGTTCTGCCCGCCCCCAAAACTAAGCTGGAAATGTGAAAAAGCACTGTCAGGTCAGCGCTCTGCTGGCAGAATGAAGGGCACACACAATTCTCGCTTTTCTGCCTGGGTCTGCAGCACCAGAAAGCCAGAGAGATCTGCATGCCAGCACATTTGGGTCAGGCTCCTTCTGGAAGCAAAGCGTGTGTACAGCAGAGCCTCAAACTACGTCAGGTGGACAAAGCATTTCCTACAGGAAAGAAACTCAGCATCCACCTTACCAAATTAAAAGAAGTGTGCAGACAGAAGCCAGTTGCAGGCATTTTCTCACCAAAGGGCAAAGTGCGAAAGAAAAACGGACATAAGAGAATATGGATATGAAAGAATAAGACAAGCTAAGTGTCTTAAGCTAATCTAAAGCTATAATCTTCTTTATAAAGTTCTTTAATGAATCTCTAGCTAAAGCGGATGATCAGATCCTTTCTCATAAGATAAACCAACTGAAAGCTTCTCAAACACAACTCTCGCCGTTTATCTTTTGACTACTGACCCAAGGACTGCAAACGCTGACCAGGACAACCGCAGTGACAGCCCTGCACCCGTATAAAGGCTGCACACGAGCCCCACGTAAAAGCTGCCGCTCTTACACGTAAAGCTAAGAAAATAAACTCCTTTCCCTTAGAGAAAGCCCAGAACAACTCGCTCCTCTTTCAGTCCCTGCGAGATGTCACATACAAACATACGCCAGAGCGGAAAGACTAGCGCTAGGACGCACGCTGCAGTCATGACAAGGAGCACGTCCCGCGCCCCGGAGCGCAGGGCGGCACGGGGGCAGGCAGGCTCACTGCAGCAGGTGGGCACGCGTCTCTGCTGCCGACAGCTCCGAGCTGCGGTACTCGCTCAGCAggatgaaaatataaaaaaaaaaaaaaaaaaaacaaacaaaagaaaacaacggCTCCAACACCACCGCACTCCTTCCAATTCACCCCATGCCACGAGTTGCGCTCTTCCCAGGCGCCGAACGCGAACCCGCGACACACACGGAGCGTGAACGGAGGTGAGAAGGGCGAGACGCACGCGCAGCTGTGCCAACCCGGATCGGGCTCCCGGGGGAGCAACACACGATCTCCTCTGGAAACGCGACAGCCCCCGCTGCCACCTCCGGGGGACACGGACTGACAGCACCAGCTGCGGGCCGAGAGCGGAGAGAACGGCGAGAAGGTCAACCTCCAGCGCCGGGAGCGGCTGCCCCCGGCCAGGCACGCGAAGTAACATAACGCGCACGGAGCGAGAGAGCCGCGTCGAAACGCGGCactgccccctcccctcccctccccgccccggccccgcggagCTCGGGCGGCCCCGGGCGGGCGGCGCGCGGCGCCCTCTGCGAACGGAAcggagaggaaggaagaggaggggaattaggaaaaaaaaaaagttatgaatGAAAACAAGGGCTGCCCCCCCCTTCTGCGGGGGGAGGGCGCAGCCCGAGGTCGCTGCCGCCTCACGAGGGCGGACTTCCCGGCGTTTAAAGCGGCAGCGCCGGCACGGGGATTCCCCGCCGCCGGCTCCGGGGCCCCCGCGCAGCCCCTCCCGGAGGCGGCCGTGCGCTCCGTTCCGGGGCACCTCGGTCCCGCGCGAGAGCCGCCCCGTAGCGCCGTCCCGCCCCGAGAGCGGACCCCGGCTCCCGCCGCCCGTGCTCCGGTCAGCTCGCCCTCCCGCCCGTTACCCGCCGGCGGCGGCCGCTTTCCCGGGGCGCAGCGGCGGTGCAGGAGGCGGAGGGGGCGCGCGCGTGAGCCCGTGCCCGGCGGCACCTGCTCGGCTCCCGGCGCGTGCATGCCGCACGCCCCCGCCTCCAGCTCGCTCCGGCTGGAACGCAAGTCCATAACGCGCTCCTCGCCACGCAGCCCCCGCTAACGGCGGCGCTGGCCGCGGGTCGGGCTGCCCGCACCTCGGCGGCTGCAGGTCGCGCCCGGCGGGCATAGCGCAGAGCCGCGTCGGGCAGCCCCCTGCTCGCCGCTCGGCTCGGCCGTCCCGGCGCCGCGAAAAGCCCTTTCCGAGCGCCGTGTTTCAGCCGCGCTCTCTGAGCCGCCTCTGCAGGGCCACGACGCCGCGCTCCGGCTTTTCCTCCGCCGCTTCGGAGCTTacgccccgcgccgcgccgcaCGCGGTCTCTGCAGGCGAGCGCTGCGCCGCACCGCGCGGTCCTCGTCGCGGGCGCGGAGCAGCCTGGAGCGCCGCGCACTGCCATGTGCCCGCTGCCGGAGGCTGACACGCTCCGAGCGCGCCCGCGCCCCCTGCACCGCAGCCCCCCGGCAcctgccccggccccgcacGCCCGGGCTCACCTGAGGGCGAGGAGGCAGCCCCCTTCCCGAGGCGCATTGGCGGCCGCGGCGCGGGGTCCAGCCCGGGCAGTGCAGGCAGCCGCGCGCCGCTCCGCGCCCTCCCGGTCCCGCCGCCGTGCCGGAGTGAGGGCGGCCGCGCTCCGCCGCCTTTCAGCGCGcagcccccgcccgccgcccggCCGCGCCCCCGTGATGTCAATGTGTCACCGCGCGGCGCCCCCGAAATCCCGGAGTGGACTCCCGCGCCCTCCCGGGAGCTGCTCCCTCCGCCCGCACCGAGGTCACGGCCGCCGGCCGCCCGCCCGCCTGCCcgccttcctccttccctccttccctcccgcCGCGGCCCTCGGGCGAGCCCGGGGCGGGGCAGCGCGGCGCCGCTCGGCACAGCCCCGGCCCAGCGCCTCCCGGCACGTGCTGAGGCCGCCCGCCCGCAGCGTCAGGTGGTGGCACCGCCcggccggcagggggcgccCTGCAGGAGGGGACCGCCCCGGCCCGGGGGGTATCCGGAGCTTCGCGTCCAGCTGCGCCACTTCAGCCAAGGACTTTAGAAAGCGTTATCCTTGTAATCCATTACCCTTGTAACCCATCCACTGGATGGCAAACTGCTCTTGGCAGGCAGGTACTGAAGCACTGAGGAGTACAGGGCTCTCACTCCCTGGCCTCACTGCCCTACCAGGCCTGGCTCTGGAGATGTCCATGGGAAGTTTGTCACTCGTGGCCTTCCTGCCATGACGATGGAGACGGCACAGCAATGTTTTTGAAGCCATCATCGCCTTGGCTGAATGCTCTCTCTGATATGCGCTATCATTTTAGTAACTATGGAGTATTAAAAAGCAActacacacagaaaaatcata of the Numida meleagris isolate 19003 breed g44 Domestic line chromosome 4, NumMel1.0, whole genome shotgun sequence genome contains:
- the SPRY1 gene encoding protein sprouty homolog 1 — its product is MEPQSQHGSGGSLVVIQQPSLDSRQRLEYERESQPAAILSLDQIKAIRGSNDYTEGPSVVKKSGPRTAPRQEKHERTHEIIPINVNNNYEHRPSHVGHVAHQHNARVPVLSRSTSTGSAASSGSNSSASSEQGLLGRSPPSWPGSGHRSDRTIQTQPKQSSLIVDDLKGSLKEDLTQHKFICEQCGKCKCGECTAPRALPSCLACNRQCLCSAESMVEYGTCMCLVKGIFYHCSNDDEGDSYADNPCSCSQSHCCSRYLCMGAMSLFLPCLLCYPPAKGCLKLCRGCYDRVNRPGCRCKNSNTVYCKLESCPSQGQGKPS